One window of the Desulfonatronovibrio magnus genome contains the following:
- the clpP gene encoding ATP-dependent Clp endopeptidase proteolytic subunit ClpP, with amino-acid sequence MSYNIPMVIESTGRGERAYDIYSRLLKDRIILLGTPIDDHIANLICAQLLFLESENPEKEINFYINSPGGSVTAGMAIYDTMQYISAPVATLCLGQAASMGALLLTAGQKGMRYSLPHSRILIHQPMGGFKGQATDIDIQAKEIIRLKATLNEILARHTGAKLSKIEHDTDRDYFMSAEEAVKYGLIDSVLSSRSEIENLD; translated from the coding sequence ATGAGTTATAATATTCCCATGGTCATTGAAAGCACTGGACGGGGAGAAAGGGCATACGATATATACTCCCGCTTGCTCAAAGATCGGATTATCCTTCTGGGAACCCCTATTGATGATCATATCGCCAACCTTATCTGCGCCCAGCTTCTATTTCTGGAATCCGAAAATCCGGAAAAAGAAATCAATTTCTATATTAATTCTCCAGGTGGTTCGGTAACCGCAGGAATGGCAATCTATGATACCATGCAATATATCTCTGCCCCGGTTGCCACATTATGTCTGGGTCAGGCCGCCAGCATGGGAGCTCTTCTGCTGACAGCCGGGCAGAAAGGCATGAGATATTCTCTGCCACATAGCAGAATTCTTATCCACCAGCCCATGGGAGGCTTCAAAGGTCAGGCCACTGACATTGACATTCAGGCCAAAGAAATTATCAGGCTGAAGGCTACTTTGAATGAAATTCTTGCCAGGCATACAGGTGCCAAGCTCTCCAAAATTGAACATGATACCGACCGTGATTACTTTATGAGCGCCGAAGAGGCAGTTAAGTACGGTCTTATTGACAGCGTGCTCAGTTCAAGATCTGAAATTGAAAACCTTGACTAA
- the clpX gene encoding ATP-dependent Clp protease ATP-binding subunit ClpX, whose translation MANKKKKPYVYDLCCSFCAKSQDEVDRLIAGPDVYICNECVALCDEIIEQDHVEEEHEGDVLLPPSEIKNALDDYVIGQEESKKILAVAVYNHYKRVRYKRKKDDVELDKSNILLIGPTGSGKTLLAQTLARILKVPFAIADATTLTEAGYVGEDVENILVQLVQNADYDLEAASKGIIYVDEIDKISRKSDSPSITRDVSGEGVQQALLKIIEGTEANIPPKGGRKHPQQEFIRLDTSNILFIAGGAFIGLESIVRQRVQKSSMGFGADLINKKKESSQSLIRMAHPADLIKFGLIPEFVGRIPVVSSLHELTEEDLVRILSEPKNALVRQYQKMLELDHIKLNFTHNALKAIAKKAIERKTGARGLRNVLESIMLEVMYKLPSLTGVKECLINKSVVENGIEPLLIFEQEAKTA comes from the coding sequence ATGGCTAACAAAAAAAAGAAGCCTTATGTTTATGATCTTTGTTGTTCTTTCTGTGCCAAAAGCCAGGATGAGGTGGATCGCCTCATAGCTGGTCCGGATGTATACATCTGTAATGAATGCGTGGCTTTATGCGATGAAATTATTGAACAGGATCATGTGGAAGAAGAGCATGAGGGAGATGTACTGCTGCCGCCTTCTGAAATAAAAAATGCTCTGGACGATTATGTAATTGGACAGGAAGAATCAAAAAAGATTCTTGCTGTTGCTGTTTATAATCACTACAAGAGAGTTCGTTACAAGCGTAAAAAGGATGATGTTGAGCTGGACAAAAGTAATATTTTACTCATTGGTCCCACCGGTTCAGGCAAAACCCTTCTGGCCCAGACCCTGGCCAGAATACTGAAAGTGCCTTTTGCCATAGCCGATGCCACAACCCTTACAGAGGCGGGATATGTGGGCGAGGATGTGGAAAACATTCTGGTTCAGCTTGTCCAGAACGCTGATTATGATCTGGAAGCAGCTTCCAAGGGCATCATCTATGTGGATGAAATTGACAAGATATCTCGCAAGTCTGACAGCCCCTCCATTACCCGTGATGTTTCAGGAGAAGGTGTTCAACAGGCACTTCTGAAAATCATTGAAGGCACTGAAGCAAATATACCCCCCAAGGGCGGACGCAAGCACCCTCAGCAGGAATTTATCCGATTGGACACCTCCAATATCCTTTTTATTGCCGGTGGTGCTTTTATTGGTCTTGAAAGCATTGTCCGTCAACGAGTTCAAAAAAGCAGCATGGGATTTGGTGCTGATCTTATCAACAAAAAGAAGGAATCTTCCCAGTCACTTATCAGAATGGCGCACCCGGCAGACCTCATCAAGTTTGGTCTCATACCTGAGTTTGTTGGCAGAATCCCTGTTGTTTCCTCTTTGCATGAGCTTACAGAAGAAGATCTGGTGCGTATTTTAAGCGAACCTAAAAACGCTCTTGTGCGTCAGTACCAGAAAATGCTGGAACTGGATCATATCAAGCTTAATTTTACTCACAATGCTCTTAAGGCCATAGCCAAGAAGGCTATAGAAAGAAAAACCGGAGCAAGAGGGTTGAGAAACGTTCTGGAGTCTATCATGCTGGAAGTGATGTACAAGCTGCCATCTCTGACTGGAGTTAAGGAATGCCTCATAAATAAGTCAGTAGTGGAAAATGGTATAGAACCCCTGCTCATCTTTGAGCAGGAAGCCAAAACCGCTTGA
- a CDS encoding iron-sulfur cluster assembly scaffold protein — MNGHSLQSIDAALDEIQNKIYEQTLEEYGPEVFKRWKEPAYMGKMDDPHATFRVTGGCGDSVEIFLKFENDKVQEALFFSDGCGPSMVCGSVACELIIGKNIDEAASLAGDDIVEVLEGGLPDDKIHCAFLAAQAVQEAIVSYQRLNPDRTDK, encoded by the coding sequence ATGAATGGTCACTCTTTGCAAAGTATAGACGCTGCCTTGGATGAGATTCAGAATAAAATTTATGAGCAGACCCTGGAAGAATACGGTCCTGAAGTATTCAAGCGCTGGAAGGAACCTGCCTATATGGGAAAGATGGATGATCCACACGCCACGTTTCGGGTTACAGGTGGCTGTGGTGACAGTGTGGAGATCTTTCTTAAATTTGAGAATGATAAAGTGCAGGAAGCCCTGTTTTTTAGTGATGGCTGTGGGCCAAGCATGGTATGTGGCTCTGTGGCATGCGAATTGATCATAGGTAAAAATATTGATGAAGCAGCGTCACTTGCAGGAGATGATATTGTAGAAGTTTTAGAGGGTGGACTGCCTGATGACAAAATTCATTGCGCTTTTCTCGCTGCTCAGGCTGTGCAGGAGGCAATAGTCAGTTATCAGCGTCTAAACCCGGACCGAACCGACAAGTAA